From the Streptomyces sp. SN-593 genome, the window CCGGTGAGGTGCCGGACGCGTCGTGGTTGTTGATGTTCCCGGCGTTGTTGTGCCAGTGGGTGTTCAACACGGGGTTGGCGTTGATCGTGGCGCGGTTGGGCAGCAAGATGACGGATCTGTCGCAGTTGATGCCGTTCATGTTGCGGACGTGGATGTACATGTCGGGGGTGATGTACAGCATCACGAAGTTGACGACGACGGCGCCGCACATCCTGCGGATCCTGTTGGATGTGAATCCGGCGGCGGTGTACATCGATCTGATGCGGTTCGCGTTGATCGATTCGGTGACGGCGGCGCAGATGCCGGCGCATGTGTGGCCGATGGCGGTGGTGTGGGCGCTGGTCGTCGGTGTCGGTGGGTACGTGTACTTCTGGAAGGCGGAAGAGTCCTATGGCCGTGGCTGAGCAGCCGGCGCTTCCGCCGGTGCAGGTGAGTCGTCCGATGGTGCCGACGGTGATCGTGGAGGACGTGAACATCGTCTACACGGTGTACGGGGCGGGGACGGGTAAGGGGAGTGCGTCGGCGGCGTTGGGTCGGATGCTGTCGAAGAAGCGCCGGTCGACGAACGTGCGGCGGGTGCATGCGGTGAAGAACGTGAGTTTCACGGCGTATCGGGGTGAGGCGATCGGGATCATCGGGTCGAACGGTTCGGGGAAGTCGACGTTGTTGCGGGCGATTGCGGGGTTGCTGCCGCCGGAGTCGGGGCGGATCTACACGGATGGGCAGCCGTCGTTGCTGGGGGTGAACGCGGCGTTGATGAATGATCTGACGGGGGGGACGAACGTGGTCCTGGGGGGGTTGGCGATGGGGATGTCGCGGGAGGAGGTGCGGTCGCGGTACAAGGGGATCGTGGATTTCTCGGGGATCAACGAGAAGGGTGATTTCATCTCGTTGCCGATGCGGACGTATTCGTCGGGTATGGCGGCGCGGTTGCGGTTCTCGATCGCGGCGGCGAAGGATCATGACGTGTTGATGATCGATGAGGCGTTGGCGACGGGTGACCGGGCGTTCCAGCGGCGGTCGGAGGAGCGGATCCGGGAGTTGCGGAAGGAGGCGGGGACGGTGTTCCTGGTCAGTCACAGCAACAAGTCGATCCGGGACACGTGTGAGCGGTCGATCTGGTTGGAGCACGGGGTGATGCTGATGGACGGGCCGACCGAGGACGTCCTCGCCGCCTACGAGGCGAAGA encodes:
- a CDS encoding ABC transporter ATP-binding protein; this translates as MAVAEQPALPPVQVSRPMVPTVIVEDVNIVYTVYGAGTGKGSASAALGRMLSKKRRSTNVRRVHAVKNVSFTAYRGEAIGIIGSNGSGKSTLLRAIAGLLPPESGRIYTDGQPSLLGVNAALMNDLTGGTNVVLGGLAMGMSREEVRSRYKGIVDFSGINEKGDFISLPMRTYSSGMAARLRFSIAAAKDHDVLMIDEALATGDRAFQRRSEERIRELRKEAGTVFLVSHSNKSIRDTCERSIWLEHGVMLMDGPTEDVLAAYEAKTGK